TTTTGGCCTTAGAGATTTTGAAATCGAAAAACCCAGAGCTGTTCAATACCAATAGTATCATATAACTCACTTTTTACATCAGTTCATTTGTTTGCTATACGTGAATGATGTAAGGATTTTAATTATTTGTGTAATGCTTTCATAAATGAAGTGCCTCATATTTGCAATATTAAATGATGCACTCATAATGAAAATCATGAAAATTTCACACGAAGTATACAACGTCGAGCTGCAGCCAAATCCTGGATCTCTAGTTTCCCGACTTTATTCTCAATACAAGTTTGGAAAGCACCTAAACAAAATGATAGCGATTGCTTCCTTAGGCGTAATTGGGTTACTAACGTCCTCCTGTGCACCAGCATATGTTGAGACGGTACCATCAGAAACAGTATACGTTAGACCAATCCGACCGAATGATCAGTATATCTGGATAGACGGCAACTGGGTTTGGAATAATCGAACTGGCAGATACGTGCAGCGTAATGGTTATTGGGATAGGCCACGCTACAACCACACTTACACTCAAGGATACTGGAGGGCTACACCACGCGGGCATCAATGGCAGCAAGGTCATTGGCAACGAAACGGCCGTAGCGGGGGCAACCGGCACCGATAATCATAACAGACCTCCAAGATGACCTCGATGTCAATTGACAAGAATTTGTTAAGGTGCTCTAATTCAGAATTATTCAATTGAAATGCGTGAATAATGCAAATGATTTCAACAATTGTGTAACACTTTCATAATCCAAGAGCCATACATTTGTTTAAATTAATAACAAACAAAACACTAACAACCAAACTTATGAAAAAGACAATTTTAGCACTAGCAGTTACAGCATTTTTAGGCGGCGTTACATTATCCAGCTGTCAATCATCAGCCGAAAAAGTTGAGAATGCTCAGGATAAGGTGCAGGAAGCACAAAACGATGCCGACGATGCCCAAATAGATTTAGACCAGGCTCGAGAAGATTCTTATAAAGAATACCAAGAATTTAAGAAGGAATCCGATAAGAATTTTATCGCTCGTGAGAAAAGCATGGCTGAATTCAAGGCTAGAATTTCAAAAGAAAAGAAAGAAAACAGAGCACAATACGAGAAAAAGTTGGCTGAGTTAGAGCAAAAAAACAGCGACATGAAAAAGAAAATGGATGATTACAAAGAAGAAGGAAAAGATAAATGGGATTCATTCAAGACTGAATTTAATCACGATATGGATGAGTTAGGCAAAGCAATCAGTGATTTAGTGAAAGATAATAAAAAATAATCTCACAAGAATAAGTTCAAATTTAACACAAAACTAGAAGTCATGAAAAAAACAATTCTATTATTCGTGGTAGCTACCGTAATAGGTGGAACCCTTAAAGCACAAGATGAATTACATTTTGGATTAAAAATAGGAACAAACTTATCGAATGTTTACGACACTAAGGGTGAGGAATTTGATGCTGATTCCAAGTTTGGATTTGTAGCAGGAGCTTTCTTTTCTATCCCAATTGGATCATTTTTAGGAGTTCAACCTGAGGTGTTATTCTCACAAAAAGGATTTCAGGCAACAGGGAAGATTCTGGGAAGTGATTACAAGTTTACTAGGACATTAAACTACATTGATGTTCCTTTATTAGTAGCATTGAAACCAATCCCAATGGTAACAATATTAGCTGGTCCTCAATATTCCTATTTGATTAAGGAGAAAGTTGAATTTTCGGGGAGTACATCATCATCCAACGAAAATGATATTGAAAATGATAATATCCGAAAAAACACCTTGTGTTTCTTAGGTGGTCTTGATCTAAATTTTGAAACTATTGTTATTGGAGCACGAGCTGGTTGGGATCTTTACAACAACAACGGTGATGGCACTTCTACCACTCCACGATACAAGAATGTATGGTACCAAGCTACAATTGGATTTAGGTTTTAAAGTAACGAATACAAAACGATATTCTATTCGATAATCAATTATACGTTATTCATAATATTAGATTGCAAAAAAACGAATAGATTTTTACTGTGTGGGATCTACCATCGACTTGTCTAAATCCCACACAGTATTTTTTTTAGATTAACGTTACGCATTTATATTGCAATATGACAATGCAATACTGTCTCAATACAATTAGGCACTTTGCTTTAAGTCTCGAATAAAAATGAAAATTTAATTAACTCGAATATATAAACTTCAAACTAATTTAAACTTTAAAATTATGGGAAATCTACTTTATGTCATAGCAGTTATTCTGCTTATTGCTTGGGCAATTGGTTTTATTGGCTACAGCGCTGGAGGTCTTATTCACATTCTTCTTGTTATTGCAATCATTGCAGTTGTACTTCGATTAATCCAAGGTAAAACTCCAATATCATGAAAAAAATAGCACTTCTGTTGATGACCACTACCTTGTTGTTGTCATTTCAACCCTACCAATCTGCTGCAGCAACAGCAACAACGCCAACTACTGCAGTTGCGTTGAAACCTGTAGAATCGGCAGAGGCTAAAACCTTAATGCTAAGGCTCGACGAAATAAAGGCAATGGACAAGTCCACACTAAAATCGTCGGAAAAGAAAAGTCTGCGTAAAGAAGTTCGCTCCATTAAGAAGCAACTCAGCGAAATGGGTGATGGTGTGTATCTTTCGGTAGGCGCAATCATAATTATCATTTTGCTTTTGGTCATTTTGTTGTAACCATTTAAATATTTAATTATGAAATCAAGAAATATACTACTTGGTGTTTTAGCCGGTGTAGCGGCAGGTGCGGCACTTGGTATTTTGTTTGCACCAGCCAAAGGATCTGATACTCGAAAAAAAATTATTCGGAAGGGCGAGGATGAGATTGATGCTCTACACGATAAATTCGATGATTTTGTTGAGACCATATCCGATAAATTTGAAAAAGTAAAGGATGAAGTTTCTGAATTTGCTAAAAAAAGCAAAACAAAATTTGAAGAGTACGAAAAAGAGATAAAATCGCACAAGAATTAAATTTAAGGTTTTTAGGTTTCGATTGTTACACCCTGCCAGGGTTTCGTTGGGTTTTATGAAAGTATGGTTAAGGTTTAGGGAAGATCAGCCCTGGCAGGGTTATTACAAAACACAACAGTAAAGTAATTATCATTAAGGTTTGTTGTTTACAATATAGATAGTGCCTTAGGATTACGAATAATTCCTTTAACAGAAAAAGTCACAAAGAAATTGAAAAGTTTCTTTGTGACTTTTTTTGTTGGAAATAGTTGGCATTACCCCCCAGTGCATTTGGTTTGCGAACCAATAACTTTATACGGCTAGTAAAAATGTTTACTCCCCCGGCACCCCATTTCAACATTATGTATACCTTCGTACTCAAATAAAACAGAGCTAAAGTTTGGTTTATACATACCTGAAACGCAGACATTCCGTAAACTCCGAGCAGCAGCTGTGTAATAAAACGTGCAAAATTTCAAACGTATAACAATGGAAAGTTTAAGGCTGATATACTATTCGCCTACTGGCACAACACAAACAATTGTAAGAGAAATTGGTCAGAACCTCGGATTAAAGCTAGTTTCAGAAATCAATATCGCCAAAAATAGAATCACAACAGCCATCGATTCAAGCAGCAGCTGCCTCACTATTATTGGTATGCCTGTGTATGGCGGACGATTACCCCTAACCGCCATAGAATCACTAAAACAGCTTCGATCCAATAATTCGCCTGTAGTAATTGTAGTGGTGTATGGCAATCGACACTTTGATGACGCTCTTCTCGAACTTAAAGAAATTGTGAGCAGCAGTGGATTCTCTGTCATTGCTGGCGCTGCATTTATCGGCGAACATTCATACTCCACACGTTTAAAACCAATTGCACAAAACCGACCCGATAAGCAGGATATTGAAAAGTGTAAGGTTTTTGCGCAAATGATAATCGAAAAAACAACCAATGCACCTATTGAATGTAAGCCAGCCGAACCTTTTATACCCGGCAGCTATCCCTACAAAGAGCGCAGGCAGTTTCCAGCAACCATCCAACCAATAGTTAATAACGACCTATGCATTTTGTGTGGAATATGTATTGATGCTTGCCCCACAAGTGCCATAACCATTAGCCAAACAGTTATACCAAACGGAGAATTGTGTACACTTTGCTGTGCCTGTGTAAAACAGTGCCCTCAAGGTGCGCTCACATTAAATCACCCGTTGTTGGAGCCAATTAAAGAAAACCTGTTTCTCAACTTCTCAGTAAGAAAAGAACCCCAGTTTTTTGTGTAAGGATTATTGTAAAAGGTATAAATAATCAATGGGCGTATTTTATGTCTGCTCTATTACGACACCAATATATCGTATACAATTAGCAAATCGCCAACGAGTAGCCATCCTCATACTCTCCCTTTTCGGAGTATCGGTTCCCCATGCTTCGGCATGGGGTTTCCTTTTGTTTACTCTTTTTTGAGATGGATGATATTATTGGGAATAACGTCTCTCGGTATTTTGCTTTTAGAAACCTACAACAATCCTAATGTTGAAGTTAAATTCTATTGGCAATAAGTTTCGGATATCCAGTGCGTTGAACCATAATGGCTTGATGTACATAGCCTGCACAGCCTTAGCCCCTTAGGCCGAGGTACTATATTTGTTCGAAGGGGTTGTTACTTTTACCCGACCAAATGTATATATTTGCATTGCAATAGAATGTATTAGCCAACGAATTAAACACAATGAAGTTTAACTTAGCAATTGCAGTTTTAATTCTAACAAACTTTTTAAGTGTTACTTGCTTGGCTGCTCCCCAAGCGCAAAGTAATAATTATCAAATTTCCTTGTTCCACGATGTATCGGATACAATGGATACAGGAACCATTAAGGCTATACTCGATGCTGACAATAACCAGTTTATACTGTGCGATAGTAACATTAACGAATCCATTAGCGCGATAGGTACCTATTGGCTTTATGTTCTACCCAAAAAAGATTTTAGCGAAAACGAATACGTATTAACCTTTCATAAAAACCTTTCACTCATCCAGATTTATTTATACCCTACCGATTCTTTAGTTGGTTGTGGCGGACTGTTTGTAGAGGGATGCAAAAAGAAATTGTTTGGTTCAAATTTGTTACTTCCTTACAATAGAAAAGGGTACCTGGTGAAAGTTCAAAACCGAACGATGGCCACGTTATTAGTGCAAAATTTAGAATTAATACCTAGTAGCGAATTTGTTGGGCAACAGCGAAAATTTGATTTATTCCAAGGCTTTTTCCAAGGGAGTTTTTGGCTGATGCTGCTCTATAATTTACTGCTGTTTTTCATTGTTAAAAAACGAATATACCTGTATTACATTTTATATGTTTTTATGAATTCGCTGTTTCTGTTATTTGCATTTAACTACAGCGAAATGCTCCTCTTCTCCTTTAATTACAGGTTGAATTTGGGTTTGTATTCCTTTCAATTGATAGGCTTGTTCTTTTACATTATGTTTCTCCGGCACGTGTTTTTAAACCATTGCACTACTTACACAACCCAAATTGACCGAAAATATTTTCTTCCGTATAGCATCACTGTTTTGTTTTTGAATTTGCTTGTAGCCAGTACTCTTTTTTATAGGGTTGATATTTTCATAACCGTATCGAAATTATTCAACATAATGAATGGTTTTGTTGCATTTGCAGGATACCTGTATTTCCGAAAAGGATCGAACTGGTTTGTACACATTATCATGGTGGGGTCGGTAATGATGATTCTTGGGGGCTTCTGTAGCCTTTTTAAGGACTTTTTTTATATCAAGTACGATTATGTTTTCTATGAAGTAGGTTTGTTGCTGGAATTTATATTCTTCACATATGCGCTTAATCGGCAGTATGTTCAAGCCATGGAGGAATTAATTTGTGCTAAACTAGTGAAATGTCAACTAGAGATAGAGTTGGCACACAAAAACGAGCAAGTGGCTTATCAGTCTATTCAATTATCGGCTAAAGACGAAACTATTGCTGCCATTAAAGCAAAAATTGAAGAATATAAGCAAATTCATTCTATTGATAAGGAATATTTATCGGTAGGGGTAGAGACAAAAGGATATATGAATGCAATAGAATGGAAAGAATTCGAGTTCCGTTTCAACGAATCGCACCCTGATTTTTATAAAGCATTAATTACTCAATACCCCGACCTTACACAAAACGAAATACAGCTTTGTGCTTTTTTAAAACTCAACCTCAACACAAAAGAAATTGCCATGATTACCCAAAAATCGGCTCGAAGCATTGAGGTAATGCGAAGCCGTATCCGCCAAAAAATGAACCTCGCTCGCGAAGATAATTTCAGTTTTGTGCTAACACAGTTATAATCGAATACCTTAATTTCAGCGTCCAGCTTACCCTTGTGAGTTTTTGTGAGGTGCTGAAAACGCTTTTTTTCCAAGATTATTTCTTTATTTGCGCCAAATTAGATTGCTATTTATGAAACGTTTTATTTTAATTGCTGCGATGGCCTTTATGGCACATACGCAAATGGCTTGGAGCCAAATTGTAGTTACTTCAACTGCCGATGCTGGCGCCGGTTCGCTGCGCCAAGCTATTTTAGATGTACCGGCTAACGGAACCATAACCTTTAACCCAAATATTACCATTGCTTTAGCAACCGAATTGCCCATTAATACAGCCAAATCTTTTACCATCGATGGCACAGGCTCAAACCCTGTTATTAGTGGAAACAATGTTTGCAGGGTAATTAACATTACAGGGCAAACGGCTTACACCATTACCTTGAATGGCTTGACCATTAAAAATGGCAAGACAACCGAAAGTGGAGGTGGTATTTATGCCGATTTGACTAATGGGAACTTAGTGTTAAATAGTTGCACCATTATTGGGAATGTTTCTACTAATTATATGAATGATTTTGGTGGTGGCGGAATCTATTCAAAAATAACTAATGGCACACTAAACGTAAATAAATGCAGTATTACTCAAAATACGGCTAATGAAGGTGGGGGTGTTTTTACTTTAAATGGGGGCGTATTTACGAACTGCACAATAACCAAAAACAATGCATCTTCTGGTGGTGGTGTATGGGCTGATAATGGAGGTGTTTTTACCAATTGCTTACTAGTAGGAAATAGCGCTAACCAATTTGGAGGACTTTATACAACCAATGGGACATTTATTAACTGTACAGTTGCTGGAAATACTGCAAGTTTTGGCTGTGCAGGTTTGGCTTCGTATGGTGGCGGTGTTTTTAGTAACTGCTTGATATGGAATAATAATAACAGTAATGCCATTATACTCATCTCGGTTACGAGTGTTACAAATTGTGCCATAAACGGCCTGGCAACGGTTGGTTGGGGTAGTGCTTCACATAGCAATAACCAAGATTTATCGGTATCGCCCTTTAATGGCATAAATGAAGGCAGAGGCACCGACAATATTTGGGGTACTGCCGACGACGATTTAACCCTTAACAACACCGCAGGTGGTGGCGCCAATTGTATTAATTTAGGCAGCAATGCTACAAACGCCATAACTACCGACCTTGCTGGCAACCCACGTATTGGTGCTAGTACTATCGATATTGGTGCGTATGAAACCCACCCACCCACCATTACCTCCTTTACACCAGCCTCAGGCACCGTAGGCACACTGGTAACCATAAGTGGTGCTTATTTACAAAACCCTACCACCTTCACCATTGGCGGCGTACCAGCTATAGTGGTAGCTAACAATGGTAGTACTTTAACTGGAATGGTTATGCCGGGAGCAACCTCTGGCACTATAACTATAGGCACAGCTACCAGCATTGGCACTTTTACAGTTATTGCCTCTATTGCGCCCACGGCACAACAAGGCAATAAATTAGTCGGAACCGGAAATACAGATGCACAACTAGGTTATTCTGTTTCAATAAGTGCCGATGGCAACACTGCAATTGTTGGAGGTTTTTCTGATAATTCACATATTGGAGCAGCATGGATTTATATCCGTAGCGGCGGTAGCTGGATACAACAGGGCAGTAAATTGGTCGGGTCTGGGAATATTGGAAGTGCTGTGCAAGGTTTTTCTGTTTCAATAAGCGCCGATGGCAATACCGTAATGGTTGGAGGGCCTTGTGATAATTCAAGAAAGGGAGCGGCATGGATTTTTACCCGTAGCGGTAACACTTGGACACAACAGGGTAGTAAATTGGTTGGAACAGGGGATATCGGAAGTGCAATGCAAGGTACTTCAGTTTCGTTAAGTGCCGATGGCAACACCGCAATTGTTGGAGGATTTTTTGATAATTCAGAAATTGGCGCAGCTTGGATTTATATCCGTAGCGGCGGTAGCTGGATACAACAGGGCAGTAAATTGGTCGGGTCTGGAAATATTGGAGATACCCAACAAGGCCATTCTGTTTCAATAAGTGCCGATGGCAACACCGCAATTGTTGGTGGAAAAGGTGATAACACAGGTATGGGTGCAGTTTGGGTTTATACCCGTAGCGGTGGCGCATGGACACAACAGGGCAGCAAATTGGTCGGGACTGGGAATTTAGGACGTGCACAACAGGGCGGATCCGTTTCATTAAGTGCCGATGGCAACACCGNNNNNNNNNNNNNNNNNNNNNNNNNNNNNNNNNNNNNNNNNNNNNNNNNNNNNNNNNNNNNNNNNNNNNNNNNNNNNNNNNNNNNNNNNNNNNNNNNNNNNNNNNNNNNNNNNNNNNNNNNNNNNNNNNNNNNNNNNNNNNNNNNNNNNNNNNNNNNNNNNNNNNNNNNNNNNNNNNNNNNNNNNNNNNNNNNNNNNNNNNNNNNNNNNNNNNNNNNNNNNNNNNNNNNNNNNNNNNNNNNNNNNNNNNNNNNNNNNNNNNNNNNNNNNNNNNNNNNNNNNNNNNNNNNNNNNNNNNNNNNNNNNNNNNNNNNNNNNNNNNNNNNNNNNNNNNNNNNNNNNNNNNNNNNNNNNNNNNNNNNNNNNNNNNNNNNNNNNNNNNNNNNNNNNNNNNNNNNNNNNNNNNNNNNNNNNNNNNNNNNNNNNNNNNNNNNNNNNNNNNNNNNNNNNNNNNNNNNNNNNNNNNNNNNNNNNNNNNNNNNNNNNNNNNNNNNNNNNNNNNNNNNNNNNNNNNNNNNNNNNNNNNNNNNNNNNNNNNNNNNNNNNNNNNNNNNNNNNNNNNNNNNNNNNNNNNNNNNNNNNNNNNNNNNNNNNNNNNNNNNNNNNNNNNNNNNNNNNNNNNNNNNNNNNNNNNNNNNNNNNNNNNNNNNNNNNNNNNNNNNNNNNNNNNNNNNNNNNNNNNNNNNNNNNNNNNNNNNNNNNNNNNNNNNNNNNNNNNNNNNNNNNNNNNNNNNNNNNNNNNNNNNNNNNNNNNNNNNNNNNNNNNNNNNNNNNNNNNNNNNNNNNNNNNNNNNNNNNNNNNNNNNNNNNNNNNNNNNNNNNNNNNNNNNNNNNNNNNNNNNNNNNNNNNNNNNNNNNNNNNNNNNNNNNNNNNNNNNNNNNNNNNNNNNNNNNNNNNNNNNNNNNNNNNNNNNNNNNNNNNNNNNNNNNNNNNNNNNNNNNNNNNNNNNNNNNNNNNNNNNNNNNNNNNNNNNNNNNNNNNNNNNNNNNNNNNNNNNNNNNNNNNNNNNNNNNNNNNNNNNNNNNNNNNNNNNNNNNNNNNNNNNNNNNNNNNNNNNNNNNNNNNNNNNNNNNNNNNNNNNNNNNNNNNNNNNNNNNNNNNNNNNNNNNNNNNNNNNNNNNNNNNNNNNNNNNNNNNNNNNNNNNNNNNNNNNNNNNNNNNNNNNNNNNNNNNNNNNNNNNNNNNNNNNNNNNNNNNNNNNNNNNNNNNNNNNNNNNNNNNNNNNNNNNNNNNNNNNNNNNNNNNNNNNNNNNNNNNNNNNNNNNNNNNNNNNNNNNNNNNNNNNNNNNNNNNNNNNNNNNNNNNNNNNNNNNNNNNNNNNNNNNNNNNNNNNNNNNNNNNNNNNNNNNNNNNNNNNNNNNNNNNNNNNNNNNNNNNNNNNNNNNNNNNNNNNNNNNNNNNNNNNNNNNNNNNNNNNNNNNNNNNNNNNNNNNNNNNNNNNNNNNNNNNNNNNNNNNNNNNNNNNNNNNNNNNNNNNNNNNNNNNNNNNNNNNNNNNNNNNNNNNNNNNNNNNNNNNNNNNNNNNNNNNNNNNNNNNNNNNNNNNNNNNNNNNNNNNNNNNNNNNNNNNNNNNNNNNNNNNNNNNNNNNNNNNNNNNNNNNNNNNNNNNNNNNNNNNNNNNNNNNNNNNNNNNNNNNNNNNNNNNNNNNNNNNNNNNNNNNNNNNNNNNNNNNNNNNNNNNNNNNNNNNNNNNNNNNNNNNNNNNNNNNNNNNNNNNNNNNNNNNNNNNNNNNNNNNNNNNNNNNNNNNNNNNNNNNNNNNNNNNNNNNNNNNNNNNNNNNNNNNNNNNNNNNNNNNNNNNCCG
This genomic interval from Williamwhitmania taraxaci contains the following:
- a CDS encoding sll1863 family stress response protein, coding for MKKTILALAVTAFLGGVTLSSCQSSAEKVENAQDKVQEAQNDADDAQIDLDQAREDSYKEYQEFKKESDKNFIAREKSMAEFKARISKEKKENRAQYEKKLAELEQKNSDMKKKMDDYKEEGKDKWDSFKTEFNHDMDELGKAISDLVKDNKK
- a CDS encoding lmo0937 family membrane protein codes for the protein MGNLLYVIAVILLIAWAIGFIGYSAGGLIHILLVIAIIAVVLRLIQGKTPIS
- a CDS encoding EFR1 family ferrodoxin (N-terminal region resembles flavodoxins. C-terminal ferrodoxin region binds two 4Fe-4S clusters.), which gives rise to MESLRLIYYSPTGTTQTIVREIGQNLGLKLVSEINIAKNRITTAIDSSSSCLTIIGMPVYGGRLPLTAIESLKQLRSNNSPVVIVVVYGNRHFDDALLELKEIVSSSGFSVIAGAAFIGEHSYSTRLKPIAQNRPDKQDIEKCKVFAQMIIEKTTNAPIECKPAEPFIPGSYPYKERRQFPATIQPIVNNDLCILCGICIDACPTSAITISQTVIPNGELCTLCCACVKQCPQGALTLNHPLLEPIKENLFLNFSVRKEPQFFV
- a CDS encoding YXWGXW repeat-containing protein, giving the protein MKIMKISHEVYNVELQPNPGSLVSRLYSQYKFGKHLNKMIAIASLGVIGLLTSSCAPAYVETVPSETVYVRPIRPNDQYIWIDGNWVWNNRTGRYVQRNGYWDRPRYNHTYTQGYWRATPRGHQWQQGHWQRNGRSGGNRHR
- a CDS encoding porin family protein, whose protein sequence is MKKTILLFVVATVIGGTLKAQDELHFGLKIGTNLSNVYDTKGEEFDADSKFGFVAGAFFSIPIGSFLGVQPEVLFSQKGFQATGKILGSDYKFTRTLNYIDVPLLVALKPIPMVTILAGPQYSYLIKEKVEFSGSTSSSNENDIENDNIRKNTLCFLGGLDLNFETIVIGARAGWDLYNNNGDGTSTTPRYKNVWYQATIGFRF
- a CDS encoding YtxH domain-containing protein — protein: MKSRNILLGVLAGVAAGAALGILFAPAKGSDTRKKIIRKGEDEIDALHDKFDDFVETISDKFEKVKDEVSEFAKKSKTKFEEYEKEIKSHKN
- a CDS encoding beta strand repeat-containing protein, with translation MKRFILIAAMAFMAHTQMAWSQIVVTSTADAGAGSLRQAILDVPANGTITFNPNITIALATELPINTAKSFTIDGTGSNPVISGNNVCRVINITGQTAYTITLNGLTIKNGKTTESGGGIYADLTNGNLVLNSCTIIGNVSTNYMNDFGGGGIYSKITNGTLNVNKCSITQNTANEGGGVFTLNGGVFTNCTITKNNASSGGGVWADNGGVFTNCLLVGNSANQFGGLYTTNGTFINCTVAGNTASFGCAGLASYGGGVFSNCLIWNNNNSNAIILISVTSVTNCAINGLATVGWGSASHSNNQDLSVSPFNGINEGRGTDNIWGTADDDLTLNNTAGGGANCINLGSNATNAITTDLAGNPRIGASTIDIGAYETHPPTITSFTPASGTVGTLVTISGAYLQNPTTFTIGGVPAIVVANNGSTLTGMVMPGATSGTITIGTATSIGTFTVIASIAPTAQQGNKLVGTGNTDAQLGYSVSISADGNTAIVGGFSDNSHIGAAWIYIRSGGSWIQQGSKLVGSGNIGSAVQGFSVSISADGNTVMVGGPCDNSRKGAAWIFTRSGNTWTQQGSKLVGTGDIGSAMQGTSVSLSADGNTAIVGGFFDNSEIGAAWIYIRSGGSWIQQGSKLVGSGNIGDTQQGHSVSISADGNTAIVGGKGDNTGMGAVWVYTRSGGAWTQQGSKLVGTGNLGRAQQGGSVSLSADGNT
- a CDS encoding 7TM diverse intracellular signaling domain-containing protein: MATLLVQNLELIPSSEFVGQQRKFDLFQGFFQGSFWLMLLYNLLLFFIVKKRIYLYYILYVFMNSLFLLFAFNYSEMLLFSFNYRLNLGLYSFQLIGLFFYIMFLRHVFLNHCTTYTTQIDRKYFLPYSITVLFLNLLVASTLFYRVDIFITVSKLFNIMNGFVAFAGYLYFRKGSNWFVHIIMVGSVMMILGGFCSLFKDFFYIKYDYVFYEVGLLLEFIFFTYALNRQYVQAMEELICAKLVKCQLEIELAHKNEQVAYQSIQLSAKDETIAAIKAKIEEYKQIHSIDKEYLSVGVETKGYMNAIEWKEFEFRFNESHPDFYKALITQYPDLTQNEIQLCAFLKLNLNTKEIAMITQKSARSIEVMRSRIRQKMNLAREDNFSFVLTQL